Proteins encoded by one window of Streptomyces sp. LX-29:
- a CDS encoding MATE family efflux transporter gives MPTSTPTADTGPVAAFRRDGRELAVLAVPLALTQLAQVALTTTDTVMMGVLGVTELAAGGLALVIFNQLRTMGVGLVTAVGNQIAAASARNEPTDEHARGEVRELLRAALALATLAGAAGAVLMVLIGEAVGLLGQDQAVVDRMRPMLLALAPGLLPCLWFQTIRQFTVGLRRPQALLRITLGSVAVNAALNWGLIHGSGPLPRLGLAGIGLATTAVHLLSFLALHAAARRDPELAPMLTLAAWRARPATLRRLLGLGIPIAATYGSEAGFFSVVALVVGSFGSAALAAHTAVNQLVYIVFQVSVGLSHAASLGVSRELARGRPEAARRTARTALICGAMVMSGVALVYATLPRLVLRPFLDGAEGGGAALDTATGLLLVAAVLQYVDCAQNIGVGLLRGLDDTRGGFRITLVGYWLVGLPAAWLLGVAADLETLGTWCGLFAGLATTAALLLRRFHRALP, from the coding sequence ATGCCGACCTCGACACCGACCGCGGACACCGGCCCGGTCGCCGCCTTCCGCCGGGACGGCCGCGAACTCGCCGTCCTCGCCGTGCCGCTGGCCCTCACCCAGCTCGCCCAGGTCGCGCTCACCACCACCGACACGGTGATGATGGGCGTCCTCGGGGTGACGGAGCTGGCGGCCGGCGGGCTGGCGCTGGTCATCTTCAACCAGCTGCGCACCATGGGCGTCGGCCTGGTCACGGCGGTGGGCAACCAGATCGCGGCCGCCTCGGCCCGGAACGAGCCCACCGACGAGCACGCGCGGGGCGAGGTGCGGGAACTGCTGCGCGCGGCGCTGGCGCTGGCCACCCTGGCCGGGGCGGCCGGCGCGGTGCTGATGGTGCTGATCGGCGAGGCCGTGGGCCTCCTCGGCCAGGACCAGGCCGTGGTGGACCGGATGCGTCCCATGCTGCTGGCGCTGGCACCGGGGCTGCTCCCCTGCCTCTGGTTCCAGACGATCCGTCAGTTCACCGTCGGACTGCGCCGCCCGCAGGCGCTGCTGCGCATCACCCTCGGCTCGGTCGCGGTGAACGCGGCGCTCAACTGGGGTCTGATCCACGGCAGCGGGCCGCTGCCCCGGCTGGGCCTGGCCGGCATCGGCCTCGCCACCACGGCGGTCCATCTGCTGTCGTTCCTGGCGTTGCACGCCGCGGCGCGCCGCGACCCGGAGCTGGCCCCGATGCTGACCCTGGCCGCCTGGCGCGCCCGGCCCGCGACCTTGCGCCGACTGCTGGGCCTGGGCATCCCGATCGCCGCCACCTACGGCTCCGAGGCGGGCTTCTTCTCGGTCGTCGCGCTGGTCGTCGGCAGCTTCGGCAGCGCCGCCCTGGCCGCCCACACCGCCGTCAACCAGCTGGTGTACATCGTCTTCCAGGTGTCGGTTGGCCTCTCGCACGCGGCCTCGCTGGGGGTGAGCCGGGAGCTGGCCCGGGGCCGCCCGGAGGCGGCGCGCCGCACCGCCCGCACCGCGCTGATCTGCGGCGCGATGGTGATGAGCGGGGTCGCGCTGGTCTACGCGACGCTGCCCCGGCTGGTGCTGCGGCCCTTCCTGGACGGGGCCGAGGGCGGCGGGGCGGCGCTGGACACCGCCACCGGGTTGCTGCTGGTGGCGGCGGTCCTGCAGTACGTGGACTGCGCGCAGAACATCGGCGTGGGGCTGCTGCGCGGGCTCGACGACACCCGCGGCGGGTTCCGCATCACGCTGGTCGGCTACTGGCTGGTCGGCCTGCCCGCCGCGTGGCTGCTCGGCGTGGCCGCCGACCTGGAGACCCTCGGCACCTGGTGCGGCCTGTTCGCCGGCCTGGCCACCACGGCGGCGCTGCTGCTCCGCCGCTTCCACCGCGCACTGCCGTGA
- a CDS encoding cysteine synthase family protein, protein MDNTLLRPTIARRVSELIGATPLFELCRTGDGGRLLLKLEMFNPTGTAKIRMARQMVLDAEECGALRPGGHIIESTSGNTGLGLAVIAAERGYTFTAVVDHHACVDKLRAMKAMGTRLVYVAEDGTGELATAAREELAERLAKETENAVFTEQHNNPANAVGYHRVAHELDQALDGRVDVLIGAVGTGGGLCGTARELRRTVPGVRTVGVEPKGSIAFGGPAHDYYQSGTGTPEGAPIGALVDFALIDEGVKVGDVEAFATARAVAARTGLLIGGSAGGVVHAALDRLHRLPPGATMVALVNDGGEKYLDTVFDDAWMAERDLLDPAVEKEVTARLTALRAHHGRGGEPGGRSRASGGHERGSAGGGYRSGDREKEE, encoded by the coding sequence ATGGACAACACCCTCCTCCGCCCGACCATCGCGCGCCGGGTCTCCGAACTCATCGGCGCCACTCCCCTGTTCGAGCTGTGCCGCACCGGCGACGGCGGCCGGCTGCTGCTCAAGCTGGAGATGTTCAACCCGACCGGCACCGCCAAGATCCGCATGGCCCGCCAGATGGTGCTCGACGCCGAGGAGTGCGGCGCGCTGCGCCCCGGCGGCCACATCATCGAGTCCACCTCCGGCAACACCGGCCTGGGGCTGGCCGTGATCGCCGCGGAGCGCGGCTACACCTTCACCGCCGTCGTCGACCACCACGCCTGCGTCGACAAGCTCCGCGCCATGAAGGCCATGGGCACCCGACTCGTGTACGTCGCCGAGGACGGCACCGGGGAGCTGGCCACCGCCGCCCGCGAGGAGCTCGCCGAGCGGCTGGCGAAGGAGACCGAGAACGCCGTCTTCACCGAACAGCACAACAACCCGGCCAACGCGGTGGGGTACCACCGCGTCGCCCACGAGCTCGACCAGGCCCTCGACGGCCGCGTCGACGTGCTCATCGGCGCCGTCGGCACCGGCGGCGGACTCTGCGGCACGGCCCGGGAGCTGCGCCGGACGGTGCCCGGGGTGCGGACCGTGGGCGTCGAGCCGAAGGGCTCCATCGCCTTCGGCGGCCCCGCCCACGACTACTACCAGTCCGGCACCGGCACCCCCGAGGGTGCTCCCATCGGCGCCCTCGTCGACTTCGCCCTGATCGACGAGGGCGTGAAGGTCGGCGACGTCGAGGCGTTCGCCACCGCGCGGGCGGTCGCCGCCCGCACCGGGCTGCTCATCGGCGGCTCCGCGGGCGGCGTGGTCCATGCGGCGCTGGACCGTCTGCATCGGCTGCCGCCCGGCGCCACCATGGTCGCGCTGGTCAACGACGGCGGCGAGAAGTACCTCGACACGGTCTTCGACGACGCCTGGATGGCGGAACGGGACCTGCTCGATCCGGCCGTCGAGAAGGAGGTCACGGCGCGCCTCACCGCACTCCGCGCGCACCACGGCCGCGGCGGCGAGCCGGGCGGCCGGAGCCGTGCCTCCGGTGGACACGAGCGTGGTTCCGCGGGCGGCGGATACCGTTCGGGCGATCGGGAGAAAGAGGAGTGA
- a CDS encoding Y4yA family PLP-dependent enzyme, whose amino-acid sequence MAVTETPPAPLSLPAHDDPQLAAVLDGELPHELSYAFGGPYHLLLPGRFDANAAAFRAVLDETGTAGHIHYAKKANKAAVWIERCAATGLGVDVASAAELREALGHGVRGEHIVVTGPAKADALLRPAVLQGCLITVDSPDELDRVIALGHGSRPARLLLRGLPPAQPHSRFGFDRTELAAALARCREAADAVRMEGFSFHLSGYAVQPRADLAGQLVALCRRARALGLAADRISIGGGFAVDYLARADWDRFTGLDTEERAQLFHAGRSFPSFYPYHSPTSGADALRAVLAATPRGERAPLSALLHDAGVALLLEPGRALLDRAGCTVFRVQGVKSREYGIVTVDGTSLSLSEQWFNSEFLPDPVLVPRAPATGPTQPFAACVGGASCLESDMLSWRKVPLPARPAIGDLLVYPNTAGYQMDSNESPFHDLPLPPKIVLDHDGRRRRWRLDRHTAL is encoded by the coding sequence GTGGCGGTGACGGAGACCCCTCCGGCGCCGCTGTCGCTCCCCGCGCACGACGACCCGCAGCTCGCCGCCGTCCTCGACGGCGAGCTGCCGCACGAGCTGTCGTACGCCTTCGGCGGCCCCTACCATCTGCTGCTGCCCGGCCGCTTCGACGCCAACGCCGCCGCCTTCCGGGCGGTGCTGGACGAGACGGGCACGGCGGGCCACATCCACTACGCGAAGAAGGCCAACAAGGCCGCCGTATGGATCGAGCGGTGCGCGGCGACCGGCCTCGGTGTGGACGTGGCCAGCGCGGCCGAGCTGCGCGAGGCCCTCGGCCACGGGGTGCGGGGCGAGCACATCGTCGTCACCGGCCCCGCCAAGGCCGACGCGCTGCTGCGCCCCGCCGTGCTCCAGGGCTGCCTGATCACCGTGGACTCGCCGGACGAGCTGGACCGGGTGATCGCCCTGGGGCACGGATCGCGCCCGGCCCGGCTGCTGCTGCGCGGCCTGCCGCCGGCCCAGCCGCACAGCCGCTTCGGCTTCGACCGCACCGAGTTGGCGGCGGCGCTGGCCCGCTGCCGGGAGGCGGCCGACGCGGTCCGGATGGAGGGATTCTCCTTCCATCTGTCCGGCTACGCCGTCCAGCCGCGGGCCGACCTCGCCGGGCAGCTCGTCGCGCTGTGCCGGCGGGCCCGCGCCCTGGGGCTGGCCGCCGACCGGATCAGCATCGGCGGCGGCTTCGCGGTGGACTACCTGGCCCGCGCCGACTGGGACCGGTTCACGGGCCTGGACACCGAAGAGCGCGCCCAGCTCTTCCACGCCGGGCGGAGCTTCCCCTCGTTCTACCCGTACCACTCGCCGACCTCGGGGGCCGACGCGCTGCGCGCCGTGCTGGCCGCCACCCCGCGCGGCGAACGCGCCCCGCTCAGCGCGCTGTTGCACGACGCCGGCGTCGCGCTGCTGCTGGAGCCGGGGCGGGCACTGCTGGACCGGGCGGGCTGCACGGTCTTCCGGGTCCAGGGCGTCAAGTCGCGGGAGTACGGGATCGTGACGGTCGACGGCACCAGCCTGAGCCTGAGCGAGCAGTGGTTCAACAGCGAGTTCCTGCCCGATCCGGTGCTGGTGCCGCGGGCCCCGGCCACCGGACCCACACAGCCCTTCGCGGCCTGCGTGGGCGGGGCCTCCTGCCTGGAGTCGGACATGCTCAGCTGGCGCAAGGTGCCGCTGCCGGCCCGGCCCGCCATCGGCGACCTGCTGGTCTATCCGAACACCGCCGGCTACCAGATGGACTCCAACGAGTCGCCGTTCCACGACCTCCCGCTGCCCCCGAAGATCGTCCTCGACCACGACGGCCGGCGCCGGCGCTGGCGGCTGGACCGGCACACCGCCCTCTGA
- a CDS encoding ornithine cyclodeaminase family protein — protein sequence MPGDDTKLRILSTTDLSGIDIPLTDVVSVVEQAYRALADGTSVTPPKLTVKPADGRSVAYAMLGRDGTREAVAVKTSYKHGLKEGRELQHYYTALTLYDDTTGLPVAMMDCGRIGALRTPAVSALLARECAASAARTALVIGTGTQGRLALPFLLSTLPELDRLLLYGTHPDGIAAVRERLAAHFPDRELEVVTELRTAAAEADIVLATAGPRTPAAVEADWLRPGALCVLVGYGIRPSTLHRADRVIATSAAQMAVTGTDMADEHGRFPTVHAEFPQVIAGQASGRTGPRERIFAYNSGLVVTDIALGHRFAELAIARGLGTEVALWR from the coding sequence ATGCCCGGCGACGACACCAAGCTGCGCATCCTCAGCACCACCGACCTGTCCGGCATCGACATACCGCTGACCGACGTGGTCTCCGTGGTCGAGCAGGCCTATCGGGCGCTCGCCGACGGCACGTCCGTCACCCCGCCCAAGCTCACCGTCAAGCCCGCCGACGGCCGCTCCGTCGCCTACGCCATGCTCGGCCGCGACGGCACCCGGGAGGCCGTGGCCGTGAAGACCTCCTACAAACACGGCCTGAAGGAGGGCCGCGAACTCCAGCACTACTACACGGCGCTCACCCTCTACGACGACACCACCGGGCTGCCCGTCGCGATGATGGACTGCGGACGGATCGGCGCCCTGCGCACGCCCGCCGTCTCGGCGCTGCTGGCCCGCGAGTGCGCCGCGTCGGCCGCCCGGACGGCGCTGGTCATCGGCACCGGCACCCAGGGCCGACTGGCCCTCCCGTTCCTGCTGTCCACCCTCCCCGAGCTGGACCGGCTGCTGCTGTACGGCACCCACCCCGACGGCATCGCCGCCGTGCGGGAGCGGTTGGCCGCGCACTTCCCGGACCGGGAGCTGGAGGTGGTGACCGAGCTGCGGACCGCGGCGGCGGAGGCGGACATCGTGCTCGCCACCGCGGGGCCGCGGACCCCCGCCGCCGTCGAGGCCGACTGGCTGCGCCCCGGGGCGCTGTGCGTGCTGGTCGGCTACGGCATCCGGCCCTCCACGCTGCACCGGGCCGACCGGGTGATCGCCACCAGCGCCGCGCAGATGGCCGTCACCGGGACCGACATGGCCGACGAACACGGCCGCTTCCCCACCGTGCACGCCGAGTTCCCGCAGGTGATCGCGGGGCAGGCGAGCGGCCGCACCGGACCCCGGGAGCGGATCTTCGCCTACAACAGCGGTCTGGTCGTCACCGACATCGCCCTCGGCCACCGGTTCGCCGAGCTCGCCATCGCCCGCGGACTGGGCACGGAGGTCGCACTGTGGCGGTGA
- a CDS encoding TauD/TfdA family dioxygenase: MDPCPAPVRKLDPTSIRELTEAADALLATYRSPHHPRLLHSLPAAAATLGHSLRHLVRPVDAPDGICLLRGLPVDDDAIGPTPGHWSTAGRAGAFWDVVLLLLGTLRGRPIAWQGQQNGRFVHNIVPSPGHEQEQTGASSDVLLSPHTEDAFHPGRAHLLMLGCLRNHDRVATTAASIRHTALDPADVALLCEPLLPILPDDSYATARASALPPPPVRTLWPSETGLTLRFDPAYTPLDQAPPAHRAAYARLERELARVTVTVRLTPGDILLVDNDVTVHGRVPFRARYDGTDRWLKRASVRIPSNHTRPPEELREHGYGQAALVAPGPAG; the protein is encoded by the coding sequence ATGGACCCGTGCCCCGCACCCGTCCGCAAGCTCGACCCCACCTCGATCCGAGAACTCACCGAAGCCGCCGACGCCCTCCTCGCCACCTACCGCTCCCCCCACCACCCTCGACTCCTCCACTCCCTCCCCGCCGCGGCCGCCACGCTCGGCCACTCCCTCCGGCACCTGGTCCGTCCCGTCGACGCGCCCGACGGCATCTGTCTGCTCCGCGGACTGCCCGTCGACGACGACGCGATCGGCCCCACCCCCGGACACTGGTCCACCGCGGGCCGCGCGGGCGCCTTCTGGGACGTCGTCCTGTTGCTGCTCGGCACCCTGCGGGGTCGGCCGATCGCCTGGCAGGGCCAGCAGAACGGCCGCTTCGTCCACAACATCGTTCCCTCGCCCGGCCATGAACAGGAGCAGACCGGAGCCAGCAGCGACGTCCTGCTCAGCCCGCACACCGAAGACGCCTTCCACCCCGGCCGGGCCCATCTGCTGATGCTCGGCTGCCTCCGCAACCACGACCGGGTGGCGACCACCGCGGCCAGCATCCGCCACACCGCGCTCGACCCGGCGGACGTGGCGCTGCTCTGCGAGCCGCTGCTGCCGATCCTCCCCGACGACTCCTACGCCACGGCGCGCGCCAGCGCGCTGCCCCCGCCTCCCGTGCGCACCCTGTGGCCGTCCGAGACCGGTCTGACGCTGCGCTTCGACCCCGCCTACACCCCGCTGGACCAGGCGCCGCCCGCGCACCGGGCCGCGTACGCCCGGCTGGAGCGGGAGTTGGCCCGGGTCACCGTCACGGTGCGACTGACCCCCGGCGACATCCTGCTCGTCGACAACGACGTGACGGTGCACGGCCGGGTGCCCTTCCGGGCCCGCTACGACGGGACCGACCGCTGGCTGAAGCGGGCCTCCGTCCGCATCCCCAGCAACCACACCCGGCCACCCGAGGAACTGCGGGAACACGGCTACGGGCAGGCCGCGTTGGTCGCCCCGGGCCCCGCCGGCTGA
- a CDS encoding ABC transporter substrate-binding protein, whose product MSRRQIMSTGGGIGAAALITACGADDTNGDSSPKRGSEKPRSGGTLRVGALGRAGAVTRDPHGVQSNESDYLVISLIYDTLTTPGAGRRNTVARLATDWRADKDLRTWRFTLADGATFHDGTPVTAEDVVWSLRRLRGTPAGASRLPGVKAAGITADGRRTVVLRSDYANAELPLLTRLTTFVLKRDTDAKELAKAPGTGPFRLDWYRAGNARLVRNDDWYGGEVRLDAIEVKIFESPQAMASALLAGQLDLASNAGAVAARTVAGRKDIQVVRRPNDLALPIVMRTADGSPFADPRVRQALRLAVDREAMVKQVLSGYGRVGNDVLGTGDPAYDTGLPQRTRDLDRARQLLKEADFDLSRTYRLHTTEDVAGLAESATLFTTQVREAGVKVEVVKQESAKFWDQTWLKGDLYTTYWGTNDSVVFFASKTMVSESATNEAGWRDAEFDRTYQKAVATADAGARGKVLDRLQRIEYERSGYLLWGMADGIDLAAAPVRDLPELPGYGRVQLERAWLAR is encoded by the coding sequence ATGTCGAGACGTCAGATCATGTCCACCGGCGGCGGAATCGGCGCCGCCGCCCTCATCACCGCATGCGGAGCCGACGACACCAACGGCGACTCCTCCCCCAAGCGGGGCTCGGAGAAACCGCGTTCAGGCGGCACGCTTCGCGTCGGCGCCCTCGGCCGCGCGGGAGCCGTCACCCGCGATCCGCACGGCGTGCAGTCCAACGAGAGCGACTACCTCGTCATCAGCCTGATCTACGACACCCTCACTACCCCCGGCGCCGGCCGCCGGAACACCGTGGCCCGGCTCGCCACCGACTGGCGCGCCGACAAGGACCTCAGGACCTGGCGGTTCACCCTCGCCGACGGCGCCACCTTCCACGACGGCACCCCGGTCACCGCGGAGGACGTGGTCTGGTCGCTGCGCCGACTGCGCGGCACCCCCGCCGGCGCCTCCCGGCTCCCCGGCGTCAAGGCCGCCGGCATCACCGCGGACGGCCGCCGCACGGTCGTGCTCAGGTCCGACTACGCCAACGCCGAACTGCCGCTGCTCACCCGCCTCACCACCTTCGTGCTCAAGCGCGACACCGACGCGAAGGAACTGGCCAAGGCGCCCGGCACCGGACCCTTCCGGCTCGACTGGTACCGCGCCGGCAACGCCCGGCTGGTCCGCAACGACGACTGGTACGGCGGCGAGGTCCGCCTCGACGCCATCGAGGTGAAGATCTTCGAGAGCCCGCAGGCCATGGCCAGCGCGCTGCTCGCCGGCCAGCTCGATCTCGCCTCCAACGCGGGCGCGGTCGCCGCCCGTACGGTCGCGGGGCGCAAGGACATCCAGGTGGTGCGCCGCCCGAACGACCTGGCGCTGCCCATCGTCATGCGCACCGCCGACGGCAGCCCGTTCGCCGACCCCAGGGTTCGCCAGGCGCTGCGGCTGGCCGTCGACCGCGAGGCCATGGTCAAGCAGGTCCTCAGCGGCTACGGCAGGGTCGGCAACGACGTGCTGGGCACCGGCGACCCGGCCTACGACACGGGACTTCCGCAACGCACCCGGGACCTGGACCGGGCCCGACAGCTGCTGAAGGAGGCCGACTTCGACCTGTCCCGGACCTACCGCCTGCACACCACCGAGGACGTCGCCGGCCTCGCCGAGTCCGCCACGCTCTTCACCACCCAGGTGCGCGAGGCCGGAGTCAAGGTGGAGGTGGTCAAGCAGGAGTCCGCCAAGTTCTGGGACCAGACCTGGCTCAAGGGCGACCTCTACACCACCTACTGGGGCACCAACGACTCCGTCGTCTTCTTCGCCAGCAAGACCATGGTCTCCGAGTCCGCGACGAACGAGGCCGGCTGGCGCGACGCCGAGTTCGACCGCACGTACCAGAAGGCGGTCGCCACCGCCGACGCGGGCGCCCGCGGCAAGGTGCTCGACCGGCTCCAACGGATCGAGTACGAGCGCTCGGGCTATCTGCTCTGGGGTATGGCCGACGGCATCGACCTGGCCGCCGCCCCCGTGCGTGACCTGCCCGAACTGCCCGGCTACGGGCGGGTCCAGCTTGAGCGGGCATGGCTGGCCCGCTGA
- a CDS encoding ABC transporter permease gives MAGPLNPAKAAAHRQRRRPANDRHDTDREASPRTPPRGARLAARLVRGALRCGALLARRALLLAALLALVFAAVELLPGDAADATSGHGESAAEIAERRALLGLDRPVTERFLDWMTALPTGDFGTSARGEPVRALLSGPFPNTLLLGGLALLLTVLVSVALGCWAALRPHGAVDRTISATATAVLALPEFVVAVGLVLVLALWTDLLPAVTTANAEGRPASWEMLVLPVLALSIPQIGWNTRIVRAALADEAKAPHVETAVLDGLPARRVLTRHVLPGALPAIAAGAATSTGMLLGGAVVVETVFNYPGVGGVLASAVTDRDTPVIAAVVMLTGAVISGVLLIADLIRDRAAGGRL, from the coding sequence ATGGCTGGCCCGCTGAATCCGGCGAAGGCGGCGGCGCACCGGCAGCGCCGCCGCCCCGCGAACGACCGGCACGACACGGACCGGGAGGCCAGCCCCCGCACGCCGCCGCGCGGCGCGCGCCTGGCCGCCCGGCTCGTCCGCGGGGCGCTGCGCTGTGGCGCCCTGCTGGCACGGCGGGCCCTGCTGCTCGCCGCGCTGCTCGCGCTGGTCTTCGCCGCCGTCGAACTGCTGCCGGGAGACGCGGCGGACGCCACCTCCGGCCACGGCGAGAGCGCGGCCGAGATCGCGGAGCGGCGCGCCCTGCTCGGGCTCGACCGGCCGGTGACCGAACGGTTCCTGGACTGGATGACCGCCCTGCCGACCGGGGACTTCGGCACCTCGGCCCGCGGCGAGCCGGTGCGCGCCCTGCTGTCCGGCCCGTTCCCCAACACCCTGCTGCTGGGCGGACTGGCACTGCTGCTCACCGTCCTCGTCTCGGTCGCCCTGGGCTGCTGGGCCGCGCTGCGCCCGCACGGCGCGGTGGACCGCACGATCTCGGCCACCGCCACCGCCGTGCTCGCGCTGCCCGAGTTCGTGGTCGCCGTCGGCCTGGTCCTCGTCCTCGCCCTCTGGACCGACCTGCTGCCCGCCGTCACCACGGCGAACGCGGAGGGTCGCCCCGCCTCCTGGGAGATGTTGGTGCTGCCGGTGCTCGCGCTGTCCATCCCACAGATCGGCTGGAACACCCGGATCGTCCGCGCGGCGCTCGCCGACGAGGCCAAGGCCCCGCATGTGGAGACCGCCGTCCTCGACGGCCTCCCGGCGCGTCGCGTCCTCACCCGCCATGTCCTCCCCGGCGCCCTCCCCGCGATCGCGGCCGGCGCCGCCACCTCCACCGGCATGCTCCTGGGCGGTGCGGTGGTCGTGGAGACCGTCTTCAACTACCCCGGCGTCGGCGGCGTCCTGGCCTCGGCCGTCACCGACCGGGACACCCCTGTCATCGCGGCGGTGGTGATGCTGACCGGCGCGGTCATCAGCGGAGTGCTGCTGATCGCGGACCTCATTCGGGACCGAGCCGCGGGAGGCCGTTTATGA
- a CDS encoding ABC transporter permease subunit, whose translation MTRRTQPPAAGDPGGPIPAAGDPGGPIPAAGDPGGPVPASASPARDAPAGHPGRPGGAAEPGEGPHQEDTDTESTDDRAIGAPGSGSERADGGSAPGTADDLAPHPGGTPALDVDGVPRPGASGDGAGPSTGDGEAGGGADVRPASGGAGTEEGRAAGEPTATGRRPVRPQGRRTRPPAPGGGARDVWTKTAVAEALAPGTADAAAVLAGGAGARGADGTAVPGRPLAGAAGGPGAEAGRRRFGRARGRRAGEGPARRRGVRALLGVAPALVFVAVALAGPWLAPEAIDQPVVVPYGEAGADGAPLGGDQLGRDVWSRLLAGGRELIVTSLVVALAVTALGAVLGTVGALRPRLGRLLERAADVLMLLPAVLGILLLTLSWPDGGRFAVIVAAVCFGTPYAVRFVAAAAAPVATTGYVEAAVAGGERLWHLVVREVLPNLRATVLALFGLRFVAAVHVVATAGFLQVGPHPPAADWALMIRENAPGILLNPWAVVAPSIAIGLLAMSVNLTADALAPRAGRKAAVVR comes from the coding sequence ATGACCCGCCGAACACAGCCACCCGCCGCCGGCGACCCCGGCGGTCCGATACCCGCCGCCGGCGACCCCGGCGGTCCGATACCCGCCGCCGGCGACCCCGGCGGTCCGGTACCCGCCTCGGCGTCCCCGGCCCGCGACGCCCCGGCCGGACACCCCGGCCGCCCGGGGGGCGCGGCCGAGCCGGGCGAAGGTCCCCACCAGGAGGACACGGACACGGAGAGCACCGACGACCGCGCCATCGGGGCACCCGGGAGCGGGTCCGAGCGGGCCGACGGAGGGAGCGCGCCCGGCACGGCCGACGACCTCGCGCCTCATCCCGGCGGGACTCCGGCGCTCGACGTCGACGGTGTGCCCCGTCCGGGTGCCTCCGGCGACGGAGCGGGACCCTCCACGGGCGACGGCGAGGCGGGCGGCGGCGCGGACGTGCGCCCGGCCTCCGGCGGGGCCGGGACGGAGGAGGGCCGAGCGGCGGGCGAACCCACGGCCACCGGTCGGCGGCCCGTCCGGCCCCAGGGGCGGCGGACCCGGCCCCCGGCGCCCGGAGGCGGTGCCCGCGACGTGTGGACGAAGACAGCGGTCGCCGAGGCCCTCGCCCCCGGGACGGCCGACGCCGCGGCCGTGCTGGCCGGAGGGGCCGGGGCGCGAGGCGCCGACGGTACGGCGGTGCCCGGCCGGCCCCTGGCCGGTGCGGCCGGCGGGCCCGGGGCGGAGGCCGGCCGTCGGCGGTTCGGCCGGGCCCGGGGCCGGCGCGCCGGGGAGGGGCCCGCGCGTCGTCGCGGGGTGCGGGCGCTGCTCGGCGTCGCGCCCGCGCTGGTGTTCGTGGCGGTGGCGCTGGCCGGGCCGTGGCTGGCGCCGGAGGCCATCGACCAGCCGGTCGTCGTGCCGTACGGGGAGGCGGGGGCCGACGGGGCGCCGCTCGGCGGCGACCAGCTCGGCCGGGACGTGTGGTCCCGACTGCTGGCCGGCGGGCGGGAGCTGATCGTCACCTCGCTGGTGGTCGCCTTGGCGGTCACCGCGCTCGGCGCGGTCCTCGGCACGGTCGGGGCGCTGCGCCCACGGCTCGGGCGACTCCTGGAGCGGGCCGCGGACGTGCTGATGCTGCTCCCCGCCGTGTTGGGCATCCTGCTGCTCACGCTGTCCTGGCCGGACGGCGGCCGGTTCGCGGTGATCGTGGCGGCGGTGTGCTTCGGCACCCCGTACGCCGTCCGGTTCGTGGCCGCCGCGGCCGCGCCGGTGGCCACCACGGGCTATGTCGAGGCGGCGGTGGCGGGCGGCGAGCGGCTGTGGCACCTCGTGGTGCGGGAGGTGCTGCCCAATCTGCGCGCCACCGTGCTCGCCCTCTTCGGGCTGCGCTTCGTGGCCGCCGTCCATGTCGTCGCCACCGCCGGCTTCCTCCAGGTCGGCCCGCACCCCCCGGCCGCCGACTGGGCGCTGATGATCCGGGAGAACGCGCCCGGCATCCTGCTCAACCCCTGGGCCGTCGTGGCCCCCAGCATCGCCATCGGGCTGCTGGCGATGAGTGTCAACCTCACCGCGGACGCCCTGGCGCCGCGGGCCGGCCGGAAGGCGGCGGTGGTCCGGTGA